The following coding sequences lie in one Cloacibacillus sp. genomic window:
- a CDS encoding acetaldehyde dehydrogenase (acetylating), whose protein sequence is MQLRDKDLLSVQEVRELVGAAKAAQAELAGKSQEYVDRLVKSIAGAGVRNAERLGLMACEETGFGIPADKKIKNVFGSRAVYEYIKDMKTVGVIDWDEKKRVRTIAVPLGVIAGIIPSTNPTSTTFYKALISIKAGNAIVFSPHPQAKRCIMESVKVIKQAISEAGGNEDLVGCISMPTMQATESLMRHPHVALILATGGAAMVRAAYSSGNPAIGVGPGNGPSFIERSADLREAVAQIVASKTFDNGTICASEQSVICTDDYRGEVRAEMERQGCYFLDDAEWAQLGRYILRANGTMNPEIVGKSAQAIAKLAGLTIPEGTKIIVAPEDGVGYGHPYSNEKLAPILAFYSAPDYKAVCEKCEEILHYEGAGHTFSIHSQNEEIVSYFSARVPVSCIVVNAGSTLGAIGATTGLVPALTLGCGAEGGSSTSDNVGPLNLINRRLVAYPLRTQAEVRTSMPDCPDGICESGIGEPERFDNVDVNAVVAEILKRLRS, encoded by the coding sequence ATGCAGCTGCGTGATAAAGATCTTCTGTCCGTTCAGGAGGTGCGCGAGCTGGTCGGCGCGGCGAAAGCGGCGCAGGCGGAACTCGCCGGCAAGAGCCAGGAGTACGTGGACCGGCTGGTGAAGTCGATCGCCGGCGCGGGCGTGAGAAACGCCGAGCGTCTCGGCCTCATGGCCTGCGAAGAGACCGGCTTCGGCATCCCCGCGGACAAAAAAATAAAGAACGTATTCGGAAGCCGCGCGGTCTATGAATATATCAAAGATATGAAGACCGTCGGCGTAATAGACTGGGATGAGAAGAAAAGGGTGCGTACGATCGCCGTCCCGCTGGGCGTCATCGCGGGGATCATCCCCTCGACGAACCCAACCTCGACGACCTTTTACAAGGCGCTCATATCAATAAAGGCGGGCAACGCGATCGTTTTCTCGCCGCACCCGCAGGCGAAGCGCTGCATCATGGAGTCCGTCAAGGTGATAAAGCAGGCGATCAGCGAGGCGGGCGGCAACGAAGACCTCGTCGGCTGCATCTCCATGCCGACCATGCAGGCGACCGAGTCGCTGATGCGCCATCCCCATGTCGCGCTCATTCTCGCGACGGGCGGCGCGGCGATGGTGCGCGCGGCATACTCCTCGGGAAATCCGGCGATCGGCGTCGGCCCCGGGAACGGCCCCTCATTCATCGAACGTTCGGCAGACCTCAGAGAGGCGGTGGCGCAGATAGTCGCCTCCAAGACCTTTGACAACGGTACGATCTGCGCCTCCGAGCAGTCCGTGATCTGCACGGACGACTACCGCGGCGAGGTACGGGCCGAGATGGAACGCCAGGGCTGCTACTTCCTTGACGACGCCGAATGGGCCCAGCTCGGGAGATATATCCTCCGCGCCAATGGTACGATGAACCCCGAGATCGTCGGCAAAAGCGCGCAGGCCATCGCGAAGCTCGCGGGGCTCACGATTCCGGAGGGGACGAAGATCATCGTCGCGCCGGAGGACGGCGTCGGCTACGGCCACCCCTACTCGAACGAGAAGCTGGCCCCGATACTCGCCTTCTACAGCGCCCCCGACTACAAAGCGGTGTGCGAAAAATGCGAGGAGATACTTCACTACGAGGGAGCGGGGCATACCTTCTCCATCCACTCGCAGAACGAGGAGATCGTCTCCTACTTCTCGGCGCGCGTCCCCGTCTCGTGCATCGTCGTGAACGCGGGCAGCACGCTGGGCGCGATCGGCGCGACGACCGGTCTGGTACCGGCGCTGACCCTCGGCTGCGGCGCGGAGGGCGGCAGTTCGACCTCGGACAACGTCGGGCCGCTGAACCTGATAAACCGGCGTCTCGTCGCTTATCCGCTGCGGACGCAGGCGGAGGTGCGCACCTCGATGCCAGACTGCCCCGACGGCATCTGCGAAAGCGGCATCGGGGAGCCGGAGCGGTTTGACAACGTCGACGTCAACGCCGTGGTCGCGGAAATACTGAAAAGGCTGCGTTCCTGA
- a CDS encoding BMC domain-containing protein, with protein sequence MNQQALGMIETKGLVPAIEAADAMVKAANVSLIGKVQVGGGLVTVMVRGDVGAVKAATDAGAAAAERVGELLSVHVIPRPADDVDYLLPSLKTEA encoded by the coding sequence ATGAATCAGCAGGCACTTGGAATGATCGAGACAAAGGGACTCGTCCCCGCCATCGAGGCGGCGGATGCGATGGTGAAGGCGGCCAACGTCAGCCTTATCGGCAAGGTACAGGTGGGCGGCGGACTTGTGACCGTCATGGTCCGCGGCGACGTCGGCGCGGTAAAGGCCGCGACGGACGCTGGCGCGGCGGCGGCGGAGCGCGTAGGCGAACTGCTCTCCGTCCATGTGATCCCGCGTCCCGCGGATGACGTGGATTACCTTCTGCCGTCACTCAAGACAGAGGCGTAA
- a CDS encoding BMC domain-containing protein yields MADQQALGMIETKGLVPAIEAADAMVKAANVNLIGKVHVGGGLVSVMVRGDVGAVKAATDAGAAAAERVGELCSVHVIPRPAADVDYLLPTLKD; encoded by the coding sequence ATGGCAGACCAGCAGGCGCTTGGAATGATAGAGACAAAGGGGCTCGTCCCCGCGATAGAGGCCGCCGACGCGATGGTGAAGGCGGCTAACGTGAACCTCATCGGCAAAGTACATGTCGGCGGCGGCCTGGTAAGCGTTATGGTGCGCGGCGACGTCGGCGCGGTGAAGGCGGCGACGGACGCCGGCGCGGCGGCCGCCGAGAGGGTGGGCGAGCTTTGCTCCGTCCATGTGATCCCGCGTCCCGCGGCGGATGTCGACTACCTTTTGCCGACACTAAAAGATTAA
- a CDS encoding ATP-binding protein, whose protein sequence is MKVITEAMLRDELKRSEITEYRVPEGMMLSPAAREYLQQRKIKISRESASERQKEAAAPAERTPEMAAPLQAKYRDYETGALYLEKPEYMTQIEGDMLVVKNHPRIAFRGKLDSLQALIVLDQAILNEKTGYGKMIADLDDILGVLREIMRCDALNEPLRVEKIIGLTSAELRERSHAPMKFFHVKYMRLPDYKMGITYALLNQLRTAVREAEVTAVNAFKNGTNYERQDILEIFNRLSSAVHIMMCTYLQENNI, encoded by the coding sequence TTGAAAGTTATCACAGAGGCGATGCTGCGCGATGAACTGAAAAGAAGCGAAATCACGGAGTACCGCGTGCCGGAGGGCATGATGCTTTCGCCAGCGGCGCGCGAATACCTGCAGCAGAGAAAGATAAAGATCAGCCGGGAGTCCGCCTCCGAGCGTCAGAAGGAGGCGGCGGCTCCCGCCGAAAGGACGCCCGAAATGGCGGCGCCGCTGCAGGCGAAATACAGGGATTACGAGACGGGCGCGCTCTACCTTGAAAAACCGGAGTACATGACGCAGATCGAGGGCGACATGCTGGTGGTGAAGAACCATCCGCGGATAGCCTTTCGCGGCAAGCTGGACAGCCTTCAGGCGCTTATCGTACTCGACCAGGCGATACTGAATGAGAAGACGGGCTACGGCAAAATGATCGCGGATCTTGACGACATTCTCGGCGTGCTGCGCGAGATAATGCGCTGCGACGCTCTTAACGAGCCGCTGCGCGTGGAAAAGATAATCGGCCTCACATCCGCCGAGCTGCGCGAGCGCTCGCACGCGCCGATGAAGTTCTTCCACGTGAAATACATGCGCCTGCCCGATTACAAAATGGGAATCACCTACGCCCTGTTGAACCAACTGCGCACCGCGGTGCGCGAAGCGGAGGTGACGGCGGTGAACGCCTTTAAAAACGGAACGAACTACGAGCGGCAGGATATCCTCGAAATATTCAACCGCCTCTCAAGCGCCGTACACATCATGATGTGTACCTATCTGCAGGAGAACAACATATGA
- the pduL gene encoding phosphate propanoyltransferase: MSGAANGITAAVADRVMEAIAKAGLVEVEVSARHVHLSQKDWEAIFGTERGDLTPKRPLSQPGQYLSEERVSLITPKGRMDRVAVLGPFRGQTQVELSKSDCIALGIDAPIRESGHIDGSGRITIEGPRGAVTIPQGVIIAKRHVHVPETTARHLGFKNGEIVSVQLFTDRPVILQDVVLRVSDKFSYRMHIDFDEANAADVRGFTLGQILKQEPVK; this comes from the coding sequence ATGAGCGGCGCGGCGAACGGAATAACGGCGGCGGTCGCCGACCGCGTGATGGAGGCGATCGCGAAGGCCGGGCTCGTCGAGGTCGAGGTCTCGGCGCGCCATGTGCACCTCTCGCAAAAGGACTGGGAGGCCATATTCGGCACGGAAAGGGGCGACCTGACGCCGAAACGCCCCCTCTCCCAGCCGGGGCAGTACCTCTCCGAGGAGCGCGTCAGCCTCATTACGCCGAAGGGGCGGATGGACAGGGTCGCGGTACTCGGCCCCTTCCGCGGACAGACGCAGGTGGAGCTCTCAAAGAGTGACTGTATCGCCCTCGGCATCGACGCGCCGATACGCGAGTCGGGGCACATCGACGGCAGCGGCCGCATCACGATCGAGGGGCCGCGGGGGGCGGTGACGATCCCCCAGGGCGTGATAATCGCGAAACGCCACGTCCACGTACCGGAGACGACGGCGAGGCACCTGGGCTTTAAAAACGGCGAGATCGTCAGCGTCCAGCTCTTTACCGACCGGCCGGTGATCCTCCAGGACGTCGTGCTGCGCGTGAGCGATAAATTCAGCTACCGCATGCACATAGACTTCGACGAGGCGAACGCCGCCGACGTGCGCGGCTTCACGCTGGGACAGATACTCAAACAGGAGCCGGTCAAATGA